The Labilithrix sp. genomic sequence GAAGTAGTCCTCCTTGTCGATGTTCGCGGCGCGCGCGGCGATGCCCTCGAGGCCGAGCTCCGCCGGCGTGCGGATCGTGCCGAGCGACGACGTCGTCTTCGCCGCCGCGAGCGCGGCCGGGGAGAACGCCTGCGAGGGCGTCGCGATCGCCTTCGCGCTCGGCGGCCGGTAGGCCGGGATCTGCGTCGAGCTGATCGCGCCGGGGCTCCTCATCGGGACGGGGCCGCTCGGCATCGTGGCCGGGAGCGCGCCGGTCGACGGGTGCGTGCGCGCGCCCGAGGCCGACTCGATGTGCTTCGCGATGACGAGCAGGTACGCGAGGAGATCGACGTGGGCGGGGGTCAGCTCGGACGCGGCCTTCATCTCCGCGAGCGTCATCGGGCGGCCGCGCAGCATCTCGACGAGCGCCGTCTCTTGCGGCGGGAGCCGCGGCTTCACGTGCTTGTCGTCGGCGGGGATGACGCGGAGCTGGTTGTCGCCGATGCGCCGCACCGTCTCCGCGACGAAGCGGAGCGGGGGGTAGTCGCGGATGCCGCGCCACACCGGGCCGACGAGGTCGGTCGAGATCGCCGGGTCGACCGGCATGCGCGCGTCGTAGAACGCGTACGTCGTCGTCTCGTCGTCGAGCCCGAAGAGGTGATGCACCTTGCGGTGGATCTGCTCGACGAGGGCGAGGTCGCGCTGCTCGCGCGTGATCGCGCGGCGTGCGAGGAGCACCTCGCCGTGGAGCTGCTTCGTCTTCGAGATCTCGAGCAGCGTGGTGTCGAGGGTGGGGCGATCGATGAAGCCCAGCTCGTAGGCGACGACGCCGAAGAAGCCGCCGGAGACCATGCCGAGCGGCGTCGTCTCGACCGCGCTGATGCGGCCGCGCCAGAGGACGACGGTGGCGCGGCGCGCGTCGGTGGCGGAGAGCTCGAGGCGGCCGCTCAGGCGGCGGTTCCGCGCGTAGATCAGCGCGTGCGCGAGCGGGGTGTCGGAGAGCTTTCCCGTCGCGGACGGCGTCATGAGCCGGGAGATGCTAGCAGCAGGTGACGCCGACGCGAGTCAGAGCTCGGCGCGCACGAGGACGAACTTGTTGCAGAGCGCCTTGTCGGTCAGCTCTTTGTAGGCGCGCGCGCCGACCTCGCTCTTGAGGCCGCCGACGCGACTGTGCTCCGTCACGAGGAACAGCACCTTCGTGCCCTTCTCGCGCTCCTTCTTCATGAAGTTGGCGAACGTCGTGCCGGTCGAGACGAAGGCGGGGATGCGGTTGCCGGTGTAGAAGTTCTCGCCTTTCCAGTTCATCTGGTACGCGATGAGGCGCTCCTCCGGGCTCGCGCGGTTCCGGTAGTACGCCTCGATCAGCTCGTGCTGCCCCCAGTGCGGCGAGAGCGCCATCATGTAGACGTCGAGGCCCCAGACCGCCCAGAGCATCGCGAACGCCGCGAACGTGGTGACGAGGTGAGCGCGGTAACGTTTCACAGCGGCGAGGGCGGCCAGTGCGGCGCCGACGAACGTGAACGCGTTGAGGGCCGCGCTGAAGTCGAGCGTCTCGGGCCACGGCCGCTTGTAGTTGTACGTGAAGAGCTGGAGGAGGCGGATCGCGCCGGACCCGTCCGGCATGTCGATGCGGCGTGAGAGGTCGCGTCCGACGACGAGCGTGACGAGCGCCGCCGCGAACACCGCGGCGCCGATCATGAGCTGCTCGTGCTGGCGTCGCTGCGCTTCCGCCTCGTCTCCCACCTCCCACGCCGGCTCGGAGAGGAGAGCGCCGACGGATCGCACCACGAACGCGATGATGCCGATCCCGACCGCGATCGCGACGACGCCGAGCGCCGTCTGCGTCGTCGTGACCTCCTCGAACGGCTGCGGGACGGCTCCGTCCATCGGGCGGCGTCCGAAGATCGAGCCGCTCCAGAGCCGTGAGGCGCCGAAGACGAGGGCGGCCGCGCCCGCGGTGATGCCCGCGAGGTAGACCGCGAACGACCGTGGTCGCACGAACGGCACGCGCCCGAGCATGTCGTCGAGGAGGACGCCGACCAGCATCGCCGCCGGCGGGACGGCGGGGAAGATGTAGTGGTGGAACTTCGTCCCCATGAACGTGAAGAGGGCGAAGGCGAAGATGAACCACATCACGAGGAGGACGCTGGCGTCGCCGACGGCGAGGCCGCTGCCCTTCGTCTCGCGCGCGCCCTCCGGCTTGCCTCCCGTGATCGACTGCACGAAGCGGCCGATCGCGGAGTCGCTGCGGCGGAAGCCCCACAAGAGCCCGAACGGCACGAGGCCGGTCCACGGGAACGCGGCGTAGCCGAGCTGCCAGACGTAGTAGCGGATGCCCGTGTCGTCGCCCTCGTTCGTGTCGTGAACGTGGGAAAACGCGCGGTTGAACATGTCGTGGAAGATGAGGCGGTCCGTGAACGGCGAGCCGTGGCGGACGTACATCGCGACGTACCAGGGGAGCGCGACGCAGAAGATGACGAGGAAGCCGCTCACCATCTCGAAGCGGAGGATCTCGCCCCAGCGCTTCTTCGTCGCGACGTACGCGAACGCGCAGATGATGGGGAGGCCGAAGCCGGCGGGGCCCTTCGCCATCGTCGCGATCGCCGCGCAGAGCCACGCCATGATGTAGACGAGGCGACGGACGCGGCGCTCGCCCCAGTTCACGTAGAGCACGCCGCCGAGGACGCTCCCCCACACGATCGCC encodes the following:
- a CDS encoding DnaJ domain-containing protein gives rise to the protein MTPSATGKLSDTPLAHALIYARNRRLSGRLELSATDARRATVVLWRGRISAVETTPLGMVSGGFFGVVAYELGFIDRPTLDTTLLEISKTKQLHGEVLLARRAITREQRDLALVEQIHRKVHHLFGLDDETTTYAFYDARMPVDPAISTDLVGPVWRGIRDYPPLRFVAETVRRIGDNQLRVIPADDKHVKPRLPPQETALVEMLRGRPMTLAEMKAASELTPAHVDLLAYLLVIAKHIESASGARTHPSTGALPATMPSGPVPMRSPGAISSTQIPAYRPPSAKAIATPSQAFSPAALAAAKTTSSLGTIRTPAELGLEGIAARAANIDKEDYFQVLGLSDGASAEAVRASYMRLAKTWHPDKLVTDFFSVRGDVAKIFSYMSQAQKTLTDPEGRRAYLASRRPKDEPRTRALIKKEIDAAFAAKGFEVVSKLCQELITMDADDSEAIALQAWSDVRAGDASEDELKMALVKMDRAVNVDRTSVPALFYRGLVQKKLNNVFAAFRDFARAVQLDPSHTDAEREVRLFAMRAKKGSGEHKLAVDVLQKIEKK
- a CDS encoding glycosyltransferase family 39 protein yields the protein MSETKPTDDETRTEEEAPPPDDAETKKVETPSTNGTAQADAEAPEKKDESEPDPDPEPKKDEEEKDDEEPKDALLPAGNPPRWKRGLIALFAGGVPLFLLMAKNGQNIWSIPVGFLFLCVAAFGVMDLHGSFDDADEHVATRTTLERLAPPLAAFLGLSVMFGVCLWMAQAALLPPIGAAVLVPASFLGAVVFVFRLGVELGPFKHDETGEERPLLSRHGFWVIVVGALLYFPLLGVFSLWDPWETHYGEVAREILARDDWVSLWWAQDGWFWSKPILNFWIQSLAMGALGTHFQPDGMLIAANGTAAAHAEWVVRTPNVLMTIGAMYALYKGVAKVFGRRAGLLGAIVLATMPDWYFLAHQTMTDMPFVAAMTAAMGLLLYGLNTDEETRARCYEVDVFGAKLRFSLWHLVFGAVLLCAIPQIVYLLSRNIELVVFGDGPKGFRVHWDEFKSGSAGNCGLPGNEACASHVPASLPKQATWWYSPSNPGAKGYLRFFGAFEPALQAIVWGSVLGGVLYVNWGERRVRRLVYIMAWLCAAIATMAKGPAGFGLPIICAFAYVATKKRWGEILRFEMVSGFLVIFCVALPWYVAMYVRHGSPFTDRLIFHDMFNRAFSHVHDTNEGDDTGIRYYVWQLGYAAFPWTGLVPFGLLWGFRRSDSAIGRFVQSITGGKPEGARETKGSGLAVGDASVLLVMWFIFAFALFTFMGTKFHHYIFPAVPPAAMLVGVLLDDMLGRVPFVRPRSFAVYLAGITAGAAALVFGASRLWSGSIFGRRPMDGAVPQPFEEVTTTQTALGVVAIAVGIGIIAFVVRSVGALLSEPAWEVGDEAEAQRRQHEQLMIGAAVFAAALVTLVVGRDLSRRIDMPDGSGAIRLLQLFTYNYKRPWPETLDFSAALNAFTFVGAALAALAAVKRYRAHLVTTFAAFAMLWAVWGLDVYMMALSPHWGQHELIEAYYRNRASPEERLIAYQMNWKGENFYTGNRIPAFVSTGTTFANFMKKEREKGTKVLFLVTEHSRVGGLKSEVGARAYKELTDKALCNKFVLVRAEL